One genomic segment of Intestinimonas butyriciproducens includes these proteins:
- a CDS encoding V-type ATPase subunit, with translation MAKKINEYDYLYISARIHAMENRLLTRERMERMLGAHSVDDAAKVLSECGYGEFASLTPASIEHTLDQARLELFTELRRSVPDPSIVDVFCIKYDYHNAKVLLKAEATGQRPDGLFLDAGRYPAAALQEDYLKGDLSRYSETFRAAVAEAKDTMASSGDPQAADFVLDRAYYAEMLQAAEAARSQFLLGYVRLSIDSANLRSAVRSARMGKGADFLRRALIPGGNVSLDSITAAVTGRGELTQVFSHTYLEAAAASGAEAVKGGALTDFERLCDNALTAYLTQGKRVAFGEHPLIGYLYAKENELTTIRIILTGRLAGLDSDTIRERLRESYV, from the coding sequence TTGGCCAAAAAAATCAATGAGTACGACTATCTCTATATTTCGGCCCGCATCCATGCGATGGAAAACCGGCTCCTGACCCGGGAGCGCATGGAGCGGATGCTGGGCGCCCACAGCGTGGACGACGCCGCCAAGGTCCTGTCCGAGTGCGGTTACGGGGAGTTCGCCTCCCTGACGCCCGCCTCCATCGAGCACACCCTGGATCAGGCCAGGCTGGAGCTGTTCACCGAGCTGCGCCGCTCCGTGCCCGACCCCAGCATCGTGGACGTGTTCTGTATCAAGTACGACTACCACAACGCCAAGGTGCTCCTGAAGGCGGAGGCCACCGGGCAGCGTCCGGACGGGCTGTTCCTGGACGCCGGCCGCTATCCCGCCGCCGCCCTGCAGGAGGACTACCTCAAGGGAGATCTGAGTCGGTACAGCGAGACCTTCCGGGCCGCCGTGGCGGAGGCCAAGGACACCATGGCCTCCAGCGGCGACCCGCAGGCCGCGGACTTTGTGCTGGACCGGGCCTATTATGCGGAGATGCTCCAGGCGGCGGAGGCCGCCCGCAGCCAGTTCCTTCTGGGCTACGTCCGGCTGTCCATCGACAGCGCCAACCTGCGCTCGGCGGTCCGCTCCGCGCGGATGGGCAAGGGGGCGGACTTCCTCCGCCGGGCGCTGATCCCCGGTGGGAATGTGAGTCTGGACAGCATCACCGCCGCCGTCACCGGCCGCGGCGAGCTGACGCAGGTCTTTTCCCACACCTATCTGGAGGCCGCCGCGGCCTCCGGCGCCGAAGCGGTCAAGGGGGGCGCCCTCACCGACTTTGAGCGGCTCTGCGACAACGCCCTCACCGCTTATCTCACCCAGGGAAAGCGGGTGGCCTTCGGTGAGCACCCCCTGATCGGCTATCTGTACGCCAAAGAGAACGAGCTCACCACCATCCGCATCATCCTCACCGGCCGGCTGGCCGGGCTGGATTCGGATACCATCCGGGAAAGGCTGCGTGAGAGCTATGTCTAA
- a CDS encoding V-type ATP synthase subunit F → MSNEKYRIAVLGDQASVLGFKALGLDVYPAETVEAAREILHRLAKSDTAIIYLTEQLAQGLEPEIARYKDNLTPAIILIPGKGGSLGIGMANVKKSVERAVGADIL, encoded by the coding sequence ATGTCTAACGAAAAATACCGCATCGCCGTGCTGGGGGATCAGGCCAGCGTCCTGGGCTTCAAGGCCCTGGGGCTGGACGTCTACCCCGCCGAGACGGTGGAGGCGGCCCGGGAGATCCTCCACCGCCTGGCCAAGAGCGACACCGCCATTATCTACCTCACCGAACAGCTTGCCCAGGGGCTGGAGCCGGAGATCGCCCGCTACAAGGATAATCTGACCCCCGCCATCATCCTTATCCCCGGCAAGGGCGGCAGTCTGGGCATCGGCATGGCCAACGTGAAAAAATCCGTGGAACGGGCGGTAGGCGCGGATATCCTGTAA
- a CDS encoding V-type ATP synthase subunit A: MSSGKIVKISGPLVVATGLSDANMADVVRVGEQRLIGEILTMNGDSASIQVYEETSGLGPGAAVETTGSPLSVELGPGLIENIYDGIQRPLEGIMKIAGSTITRGIEVPALDRQKHWDFQATAKPGDKVEGGDVIGTVQETSSVLHKIMIPPKMSGTLETIQSGSFTVLDTVATLRTPKGDVVPLTMTQKWPVRVGRPYKHKYPPKTPLLSGQRIVDAMFPVAKGGTAAIPGPFGSGKTVMQHQLAKWSDVDIVIYIGCGERGNEMTDVLREFPELVDPRTGESLMKRTVLIANTSDMPVAAREASIYTGITIAEYFRDMGYDVAVIADSTSRWAEALREMSGRLEEMPGEEGYPAYLASRLAQFYERAGSVECITSQGDRRGSLTAVGAVSPPGGDLSEPVSQATMRIVKVFWALDASLAYRRHFPAINWLNSYSLYLDSLKPWYDENLGPQFMVNRDKAMSILQEEASLNEIVQLVGKDSLSAADQLTLETAKMLREDFLQQNGFMEVDWYSSYDRQDKMLGMILEYDKLCRAAIVKGAPVTDLFAIPFRERMGRAKSVPDADYPAVYAAMEQEMAEQIDAAVAKGGAEE, encoded by the coding sequence TTGAGCAGCGGAAAGATCGTAAAAATCTCCGGCCCGCTGGTGGTCGCCACGGGACTTTCGGACGCCAACATGGCCGACGTGGTCCGCGTGGGCGAGCAGCGCCTCATCGGCGAGATCCTCACCATGAACGGGGACTCCGCCTCCATCCAGGTCTATGAGGAGACCTCCGGCCTGGGCCCCGGCGCGGCGGTAGAAACCACCGGCTCCCCCCTGTCGGTGGAGCTGGGCCCCGGCCTGATCGAAAATATCTACGACGGCATCCAGCGGCCCCTGGAGGGCATCATGAAGATCGCCGGCTCCACCATTACCCGCGGCATCGAGGTCCCGGCCCTGGACCGCCAGAAGCACTGGGACTTCCAGGCCACCGCCAAGCCCGGCGACAAGGTGGAGGGCGGCGACGTCATCGGCACCGTCCAGGAGACCTCCTCCGTCCTCCACAAGATCATGATCCCTCCCAAGATGAGCGGCACCCTGGAGACCATCCAGTCCGGCTCCTTCACCGTGCTGGACACCGTGGCCACCCTGCGCACCCCCAAGGGGGACGTGGTGCCCCTCACCATGACGCAGAAATGGCCCGTCCGTGTGGGCCGCCCCTACAAACACAAATATCCCCCCAAGACGCCCCTTCTCTCCGGCCAGCGCATCGTGGACGCCATGTTCCCCGTGGCCAAGGGCGGCACCGCCGCCATCCCCGGGCCCTTCGGCTCCGGCAAGACCGTCATGCAGCACCAGCTGGCCAAGTGGTCCGATGTGGATATCGTCATCTACATCGGCTGCGGCGAGCGCGGCAACGAGATGACCGACGTGCTCCGGGAGTTCCCCGAGCTGGTGGACCCCCGTACCGGCGAGTCCCTGATGAAGCGGACCGTGCTCATCGCAAACACCTCCGATATGCCTGTGGCCGCCCGTGAGGCGTCCATCTACACCGGCATCACCATTGCCGAGTATTTCCGTGACATGGGGTACGACGTGGCCGTTATCGCCGACTCCACCTCCCGCTGGGCCGAGGCCCTGCGCGAGATGTCCGGCCGCCTGGAGGAGATGCCCGGCGAGGAGGGCTACCCCGCCTACCTCGCCTCCCGTCTGGCCCAGTTCTACGAGCGGGCCGGTTCGGTGGAGTGCATCACCTCCCAGGGAGACCGCCGCGGCAGCCTGACCGCCGTGGGCGCGGTCTCTCCCCCGGGCGGCGACCTCTCCGAGCCCGTCAGCCAGGCCACCATGCGCATCGTCAAGGTGTTCTGGGCTTTGGACGCCTCGCTGGCCTACCGCCGTCACTTCCCCGCCATCAACTGGCTCAACTCCTATTCCCTGTACCTCGACTCCCTCAAGCCCTGGTACGACGAGAATCTGGGGCCCCAGTTCATGGTCAACCGCGACAAGGCCATGAGCATCCTCCAGGAGGAGGCCAGCCTCAACGAGATCGTCCAGCTGGTGGGCAAGGACTCCCTGTCCGCCGCCGACCAGCTCACCCTGGAGACCGCAAAAATGCTGCGGGAGGATTTCCTCCAGCAGAACGGCTTCATGGAGGTGGACTGGTACTCCAGCTATGACCGCCAGGACAAGATGCTGGGCATGATCCTGGAGTACGACAAGCTCTGCCGCGCCGCCATTGTAAAGGGCGCCCCGGTGACCGACCTCTTCGCCATCCCCTTCCGGGAGCGGATGGGCCGCGCCAAGAGCGTGCCCGACGCCGACTATCCCGCCGTCTATGCCGCCATGGAGCAGGAGATGGCCGAGCAGATCGACGCGGCGGTTGCCAAGGGAGGTGCTGAGGAATGA
- a CDS encoding V-type ATP synthase subunit B — MIREYRTIQEVNGPLMLVKQVQGVAYDELGEIELPDGSVRRCQVLEVNGDTAVVQLFEPSAGINLAESKIRFLGHPLQLGVSGDMLGRVFNGMGQPIDGGPAILAEEFRDINGLPMNPAARDYPNEFIQTGISTIDGLNTLVRGQKLPIFSGSGLPHANLAAQIARQAKVLGDDAGNFAVVFAAIGITFEEADFFIQDFRRTGAIDRTVLFTNLANDPAVERIATPRMALTAAEYLAFEKGMHVLVILTDITNYAEALREVSAAKKEVPGRRGYPGYLYTNLATIYERAGRQLGKPGSITLIPILTMPEDDKTHPIPDLTGYITEGQIILSRELYRKGINPPVDVLPSLSRLKDKGIGVGRTREDHAGTMNQLFAAYATGKENKELMSILGEAALSPTDLLYAKFADEFEKRYVNQGTDENRSITETLDLGWDLLSILPASELKRIKPEFIEKYLPKKEG; from the coding sequence ATGATTCGTGAATACCGCACCATTCAGGAGGTCAACGGACCCCTGATGCTGGTCAAGCAGGTCCAGGGCGTCGCCTACGACGAGCTGGGCGAGATCGAGCTGCCCGACGGCTCCGTCCGCCGCTGCCAGGTGCTGGAGGTCAACGGCGATACCGCCGTGGTCCAGCTTTTCGAGCCCTCCGCCGGCATCAATCTGGCCGAGTCCAAGATCCGCTTCCTGGGCCATCCGCTGCAGCTCGGCGTATCCGGCGACATGCTGGGCCGGGTCTTTAACGGCATGGGCCAGCCCATCGACGGCGGCCCCGCCATCCTGGCCGAGGAGTTCCGGGACATCAACGGCCTGCCCATGAACCCCGCCGCCCGGGACTACCCCAATGAGTTCATTCAGACGGGTATCTCCACCATCGACGGCCTGAACACCCTGGTCCGCGGCCAGAAGCTGCCCATCTTTTCCGGCTCCGGCCTGCCCCACGCCAATCTGGCCGCCCAGATCGCCCGCCAGGCCAAGGTGCTGGGGGACGACGCGGGCAATTTCGCCGTGGTCTTTGCCGCCATCGGCATCACCTTCGAGGAGGCCGACTTCTTTATCCAGGACTTCCGCCGCACCGGGGCCATCGACCGCACCGTGCTCTTCACCAACCTGGCCAACGACCCGGCCGTGGAGCGTATCGCTACCCCCCGCATGGCCCTGACCGCCGCCGAGTATCTGGCCTTTGAGAAGGGCATGCACGTGCTGGTCATCCTTACCGACATCACCAACTATGCCGAGGCCCTCCGGGAGGTGTCCGCGGCCAAGAAGGAGGTCCCGGGCCGCCGCGGCTATCCCGGCTACCTCTATACCAACCTGGCCACCATCTACGAGCGGGCCGGTCGTCAGTTGGGCAAGCCCGGCTCCATCACCCTCATCCCCATCCTCACCATGCCCGAGGACGACAAGACCCACCCCATCCCCGACCTCACCGGCTATATCACCGAGGGCCAGATCATCCTCTCCCGCGAGCTCTACCGCAAGGGCATCAATCCCCCTGTGGACGTGCTGCCCTCCCTGTCCCGTCTGAAGGACAAGGGCATCGGCGTGGGGCGGACCCGCGAGGACCACGCCGGGACCATGAACCAGCTCTTCGCCGCCTATGCCACCGGCAAAGAGAACAAGGAGCTGATGTCCATCCTGGGCGAGGCGGCTCTCTCCCCCACCGATCTCCTGTACGCCAAGTTCGCCGATGAGTTCGAAAAGCGGTATGTGAACCAGGGCACCGACGAGAACCGCTCCATCACCGAGACCCTGGACCTGGGCTGGGACCTTCTGTCCATCCTGCCCGCCTCCGAGCTCAAGCGGATCAAGCCGGAGTTCATTGAAAAGTACCTCCCGAAAAAGGAGGGATAA
- a CDS encoding V-type ATP synthase subunit D, with the protein MPATTVNPTRMELTRLKGRLKTARRGHKLLKDKRDELMKQFLDVVRENRALRRRVEEALMQAHGSFTVASALMSTEMLEQSLMYPKQSVELTMDFQNVMSVNVPEYHFKTKNAEAGDVYPYGFAATSGALDDAVDALSGVFQDMLRLAEMEKTSQLLAEEIEKTRRRVNALEYVKIPQMEESIKYISMKLDENERASTIRLMKVKDMLLKDAIEEKRAEDARAIRTFGGSGEGPQEI; encoded by the coding sequence ATGCCTGCGACCACTGTGAATCCCACCCGAATGGAGCTCACCCGCCTCAAGGGGCGGCTGAAGACGGCCCGCCGGGGCCACAAGCTCCTGAAGGATAAGCGGGACGAGCTGATGAAGCAGTTTCTGGATGTGGTCCGGGAAAACCGCGCCCTCCGGAGGCGGGTGGAGGAGGCCCTGATGCAGGCCCACGGCTCCTTTACCGTGGCCTCGGCCCTGATGTCCACCGAGATGCTGGAGCAGTCCCTCATGTACCCCAAGCAGTCTGTGGAGCTGACCATGGACTTCCAGAACGTCATGTCGGTCAACGTGCCGGAGTACCACTTCAAGACCAAGAACGCCGAGGCGGGGGACGTGTACCCCTACGGCTTTGCCGCCACCTCCGGCGCTCTGGACGACGCGGTGGACGCCCTCTCGGGCGTGTTCCAGGATATGCTGCGCCTGGCTGAGATGGAAAAGACCTCCCAGCTCCTGGCAGAGGAGATCGAAAAGACCCGCCGCCGGGTCAACGCCCTGGAATACGTCAAGATCCCCCAGATGGAAGAGAGCATCAAATATATCTCCATGAAGCTGGATGAAAATGAGCGCGCCTCTACCATCCGCCTCATGAAGGTCAAGGATATGCTCCTCAAAGACGCCATCGAGGAGAAGAGAGCCGAAGACGCCAGGGCCATCAGGACCTTCGGCGGCTCAGGCGAAGGTCCCCAGGAGATATAA
- a CDS encoding ribbon-helix-helix domain-containing protein: protein MMGEAQLVNRTKFISSLKNELVPQFNQLSAETRVPKSRLLDEAIEDLLKKYEKRRALY, encoded by the coding sequence ATGATGGGTGAAGCACAACTGGTAAATCGGACGAAGTTTATCTCATCCTTGAAAAATGAACTGGTTCCACAATTTAACCAGCTCTCTGCTGAGACGCGGGTCCCCAAATCCCGGCTCCTGGATGAGGCCATTGAGGACCTGCTCAAAAAATATGAGAAGAGGAGGGCGCTCTATTGA
- a CDS encoding ferritin family protein gives MEQNQMPQPGPGLCGSDREIFERVWGRVTRSGGAESPIEPVPAAEWPHAPQYIQGYMPQVTAPEPAPVPAMPAPVQPEPSPAPEPRRAEAADIRCLGPSSAVHGAELQAFIEDELGDHRTYTALSRRTAGQASRTFASMAADEKRHAKRLSAAYFLISGVRYWPADRAPVRLEGTYLSTLRSRFLGEQKGEAEYRAAAGRTEDPCLRELYLELAEDENAHGWMLRGMLEKM, from the coding sequence ATGGAACAGAATCAGATGCCACAGCCGGGCCCGGGACTCTGCGGCAGCGACCGCGAGATCTTCGAGCGGGTGTGGGGGCGCGTGACGCGCTCGGGCGGGGCGGAGAGCCCCATCGAGCCCGTTCCGGCGGCGGAATGGCCGCACGCCCCCCAGTACATACAGGGGTATATGCCCCAGGTCACGGCTCCCGAGCCGGCCCCTGTGCCGGCGATGCCGGCTCCGGTCCAGCCGGAGCCCTCTCCCGCCCCGGAGCCCAGGCGGGCGGAGGCCGCCGATATCCGCTGTCTGGGCCCCTCCTCCGCCGTCCACGGCGCGGAGCTCCAGGCCTTCATTGAGGATGAGCTGGGAGACCACAGGACCTATACCGCGCTGTCCCGGCGGACCGCCGGGCAGGCCTCCCGGACCTTCGCCTCCATGGCGGCGGATGAGAAGCGCCACGCCAAGCGGCTCTCTGCGGCCTATTTTCTCATCTCAGGCGTGCGCTACTGGCCGGCGGACCGGGCCCCTGTGCGGCTGGAGGGGACCTATCTGAGCACCCTGCGCAGCCGCTTTTTGGGAGAACAGAAGGGGGAGGCGGAGTACCGCGCCGCCGCCGGACGGACCGAGGACCCCTGCCTGCGGGAGCTGTACCTGGAGCTGGCGGAGGACGAAAACGCCCACGGCTGGATGCTGCGTGGGATGCTGGAGAAAATGTAA
- a CDS encoding ABC transporter ATP-binding protein yields MLEIRHLSYQVSDESGGELGILNDVSLTIADHKFVVVTGPNGGGKTTLAKAIMGLVKPTSGSILWNGEDITGLSITDRARKGISYGFQQPPRFKGLRVRDLLELASGRQDLSHEEECQYLTRVGLCANDYIDREVDASLSGGEVKRIEIATILARSAGLMIFDEPEAGIDLWSFSRLTETFRQLHDEKSATLVVISHQERIIDLADEIVMVSGGVITQHGPKEEIFPQILANTVSGCSYMKEA; encoded by the coding sequence ATGCTGGAAATCAGGCATTTATCCTATCAGGTGTCCGACGAATCCGGCGGGGAGCTCGGCATCCTCAACGACGTCTCCCTTACCATCGCGGATCACAAATTCGTGGTCGTCACCGGCCCCAACGGCGGCGGCAAGACCACGCTGGCGAAGGCCATTATGGGGCTGGTGAAGCCCACCTCCGGCTCCATCCTCTGGAACGGCGAGGATATCACCGGCCTTTCCATCACCGACCGCGCCCGGAAGGGCATCAGCTACGGCTTCCAGCAGCCCCCCCGGTTCAAGGGCCTGCGGGTCCGGGATCTGCTGGAGCTCGCCTCCGGCCGCCAGGACCTCTCCCACGAGGAGGAGTGCCAGTACCTCACCCGGGTGGGCCTGTGCGCCAACGACTATATCGACCGCGAGGTGGACGCCTCCCTCTCCGGCGGCGAGGTCAAACGCATAGAGATCGCCACCATCCTGGCCCGGTCCGCGGGGCTGATGATCTTTGACGAGCCGGAGGCCGGCATCGACCTGTGGTCCTTCTCCCGTCTGACCGAGACCTTCCGCCAGCTCCATGACGAGAAGAGCGCCACCCTGGTGGTCATCTCCCATCAGGAGCGCATCATCGATCTGGCCGACGAGATCGTGATGGTCTCCGGCGGCGTCATCACCCAGCATGGCCCCAAGGAGGAGATCTTTCCTCAGATCCTGGCCAACACCGTGTCCGGGTGCAGCTATATGAAGGAGGCGTAA
- a CDS encoding SufB/SufD family protein produces the protein MDKLEAKLLKEIADLDSLPVGAYNIRKNGGAGGRNNTAHIVIDTKTDKSGIDIHIAPGTKHESVHIPVIITETGLTELVYNDFYIGEDCDVDIVAGCGIHNGGCDTSQHDGVHTFHVGKNAKVRYYEKHYGEGEGTGKRIFNPQTIAYLEEGASIHMETTQIRGVDSTKRYTKIVVGPGGEGTITEKLLTDGAQVAESEMDIVLAGDGASGRVISRSVAQDESQQIFYPRMIGEAKCFGHVQCDSIIMGNAKIKSIPAITAECPDAQLIHEAAIGRIAGDQLMKLMTLGLTEEEAEERILNGFLQ, from the coding sequence ATGGACAAATTAGAAGCCAAGCTCCTCAAGGAGATCGCCGACCTGGACAGTCTCCCCGTGGGGGCCTATAACATCCGCAAAAACGGCGGCGCGGGCGGCCGGAACAACACCGCCCACATCGTGATCGACACCAAGACCGACAAGTCCGGCATCGACATCCACATCGCCCCCGGCACCAAGCATGAGTCGGTCCACATCCCCGTCATCATCACCGAGACCGGCCTCACGGAGCTGGTGTACAACGATTTCTATATCGGCGAGGACTGCGACGTGGACATCGTCGCCGGCTGCGGCATCCACAACGGCGGCTGCGATACCAGCCAGCACGACGGCGTGCACACCTTCCACGTGGGCAAAAACGCCAAGGTGCGCTATTATGAAAAGCACTACGGCGAGGGCGAGGGGACCGGCAAGCGCATCTTCAACCCCCAGACCATCGCCTATCTGGAGGAGGGCGCCTCCATCCATATGGAGACCACGCAGATCCGGGGCGTGGACTCCACCAAGCGCTACACCAAGATCGTGGTGGGCCCCGGCGGCGAGGGGACCATCACTGAGAAGCTCCTCACCGACGGCGCGCAGGTGGCCGAGTCCGAGATGGACATCGTCCTGGCCGGTGATGGCGCCTCCGGTCGGGTCATCTCCCGCTCTGTGGCCCAGGACGAGTCCCAGCAGATCTTCTACCCCAGAATGATCGGCGAGGCCAAGTGCTTCGGCCATGTCCAGTGCGACTCCATCATCATGGGCAACGCCAAGATCAAGTCCATCCCCGCCATCACCGCCGAGTGTCCCGACGCCCAGCTCATCCACGAGGCCGCCATCGGCCGCATCGCGGGAGACCAGCTCATGAAGCTCATGACCCTGGGCCTTACCGAAGAGGAGGCCGAGGAGAGGATACTCAATGGCTTCCTGCAATAA